The Candidatus Anaeroferrophillus wilburensis region CTTTCCGCCACCGGCCCGCTGCCGGAAACCGCTTTTGCCTATGCTCTTGATCTGTCAAAGTGCATCGGCTGCCGCCGGTGCGTCTATGCCTGTGCCGAGGAAAACAACCTGTCTCGCAGCGATCCTCAGATTCATTGGATCAAGGTTCTGCGGTTTCCCAACGGTTCGATGAACCCTGAAGATGCAGAAAGGTATTATGCTCCCGACAAGGTTCCCGAAGAGGGATATTACTATATGCCGGTTCAGTGCCAGCAGTGCGCCAATCCCCCCTGTGTCAAGGCCTGTCCGGTACAAGCTACTTGGAAAGAGCCGGACGGTATGGTTGTGGTTGACTACAACTGGTGCATCGGCTGCCGCTACTGTATGGCTGCCTGCCCCTACGATGCCCGCCATTTCAACTGGGCCGCGCCGACCCTGCCAATTAATGAAATTAATACGCATACTCACTACCTGGGCAACCGTCCCCAGGAGAAAAATGTCGTTGGCAAATGCACCTTCTGCATCCAGCGGGTCCGGGAAGGACGCTACCCGGCCTGCGTCGAGGCATGTCCGGTAGGGGCGCGCAAATTCGGCAACCTGCTGGATCAGGACAGCGAGATTCGTTATATCCTGGAGCATAAACGGGTGTTTCGCTTCAAGGAAGAGCTGAACACGCAACCTAACTTCTACTACTATTTTTCCTGACCATGACTGAACAATCAACCATCAAAGGCTTGCTGCTGCTTCTGGTGAAGGGCAACCGCTGGTATTATCTCTGGCTGGCCAGCCTTGTCCTGCTGATTTTAACCGGTGCCTGTGCCTACCGGGTTCAGTTCGACCGCGGTTTGATTGTTACCAATATGCGTGATCAGGTTTCCTGGGGGTTGTATATTGCCAACTTCACCTACCTGGTGGGTGTCGCCGCCGCGGCGGTCCTGCTGGTGATTCCAGCCTATCTGTACAACTGGAAACCCATCAAGGAGATTGTGCTCCTGGGCGAATTGCTGGCGGTGGCCGCAATTGTCATGTGTATCACCTTTGTCATGATTGATCTTGGCCGTCCGGATCGTTTCTGGCATCTGCTGCCGAAAATCGGCCGGCTCAACTGGCCCCAGTCGATGCTGGCCTGGGATGTGGTGGTCCTCAACCTGTATCTGCTGCTCAACCTGCTGATCTCCTGGTATGTCCTCAGTAATCTTTATCGAGGGACGGCACCCAACAAGACGCTCTTCTGGTTGCTCATCTGCCTTTCGATTCCCGGCGCGGTTGCCATTCATGCTGTCACCTCTTATCTCTATGGTGGTCTGCCGGCTAGACCGTTCTGGAATGCTTCAATCATGGCCCCCCGGTTTCTGGCTTCGGCTTTCTGCTCCGGCCCTTCGCTGATCATCCTGATTTTCCAGGTGATCAGAAAATTTTCACCGTTGAAAGTTGCCGATGAAGCGCTCTTCAAGCTGGCTGAGATGGTCGGCTGGTCGATGTTTGTCAACCTGTTCCTGCTGGGGGCTGAGGTATTTAAGGAATTTTATTCCAATACCTGGCATGTGAGCCATATCCAATATCTTTTTTTTGGTCTCCACGGCAAAACACAGCTGGTGCCGTTCACCTGGACGGCAATCGCGTTCAACGTGACCAGTCTCTGCATTCTGATCTATCCGCGGACCAGGAAGAATCTCTTTACCCTGAACGGTGCCTGCGTCATGATGCTCATCGGGGTGTGGATAGAAAAAGGTCTGGGGTTGGTCAACCCCGGTTTTACCCCCACGCCGCTGGGGGAGATATATGAATACCTGCCCAACCTGCGGGAAATCACCATCTCCATCGGGGTGCTGGCCTTCGGTCTGCTGGTTTATACCGTCTTGCTTGCCATTGCCATTCCAATCCAGACCGGTGATTTTCGTGCCCGCACCGATCCTCCCTAAAATTCTTTTTGCCCCCTGTTATCATCTCTTTGACTCTATTTCGGCCCCTTGTTTTGGCGGTAAAGTGTTGTTTTTCGTTTATTTTTTGCTCTAAAAATGATAAAATTAGCGTTTGTTTTAAAGAGGCAGCAGGATTTTGCTTCATTGCTGGTTCCGATCATTTTGAACCTTCTGTTGTCTATTTGGATAAGGTGGTGAAAAGGAGAACTCTATGCATCCGGAAACGAGGAAAATAACTGACATCATTGTCAAGGCGGCGGCGAAGGCCCGCCGGGAAACCAAGAACGAACCAGGCCATCCCCATGCCCAGAAAGTGGTCCGCTGGCCCCTGAATTGCACTATTGGTCCCGGACTGGAGGGTGCCATTGCCTGTGAGAGCAAGGTGGGTTACGTGAACGGAGCCAAGGGTTGGCTGGTTTACCGGGGCTATGATATCTTTGATCTCTGCGCTTATTCCACCTATGAGGAGGTCAGTTATCTTCTCCTGCATGGCAGTCTGCCCACTGCCCAGGAGCTGGAGGAGTATAAGCAGAAACTGATACAGTATCGTTATCTGAATAAAACCCTGCGTATTCTCATGGGGTTCCCGGTTGAAGAGATGAATTCCATGGCTGCTTTGCGCATGGGGACTCTGCTCATGCGTCAGGAATTTACCGATCGGGACAAGGAGAGCGGCCGGCCGGCCATTGACGATGCCATCAGCGCCGATGAAGACTCCATTCCCATGGAAACCCTGCCCACCGGGGAAGAACATGCCATCTATGAGTTCAGTTCCAAAAAGAGGGCGAAAAAACGGAAAATGAGTGGCGAGAAAGCCAGCGGTCTGGAGGCCTGCTACCACCTGATTGCCGGGGTGCCGACCATTACCGCGGCCATTGCCCGGGTCCGCCAGGGGAATATGGCCATTGAGCCGGACCCTGAACTCAGCCATGCGGCCAACCTGCTGTATATGATGAATGGCACCCGTCCGACCCCCCTGCAGGAACGGATCATGGATATTGCCCTGATCCTGCATGCGGACCACGGTATGAATGCCAGCACCTTCGCGTCCATGGTGGTGGCCTCCACCCTTTCCGACATCTACTTTTCCGTTGGTTCAGGGATTGCAGCTCTCAGCGGCCCGCTCCATGGAGGTGCCAATGAACAGGTCCTCCATACCCTGAAAGAGATCGGCAGCCCGGAAAAGGTGAAAGCCTGGGTTCGTTCAGCCAGTCGGGAAAGCAGGAAAATTCCCGGCTTTGGCCACCGGGTCTACAAGGCCTACGATCCCCGGGCCCGGGTTCTCGGACCGATGGCGGCCTACCGCATCAAAAAATTCAACGATGACAACCTCAGACTTTTTACCGTTGCCCAAGAGCTTGAAAAACAGGTCCACGATGAGTTCGGCAAGGAAAAGAAGATTTTTCCCAACGTTGACTTCTATTCCGGCATTGTCTACAGCCGGATGGGTATTGACCCAGCCATGTTTACGCCGCTCTTTGCCGTCAGCCGGGTGGCCGGCTGGACCGCCAGGGTGCTGGAATACCTGCAGAAGAACCGGATCTTCCGGCCCCGGGCCATGTATACCGGTGACTTTGAACAGGAATATGTGCCGCTGGAACAACGCTGATCAACCGGTCTGTCACGCAGAAAAAGCCCCGCATGAGTGTTTATGCGGGGCTTTTTTTATCTGCCGGTTTTGCTTCAGAAATGCCGCTTATGGGGAATGGCGTTCTGGCTGCTCGTGCGGACGCCCCTTGTCATCCCAGCCGTGCAGCCGGTAGTATGCCGCCAGCATGTCCGCAAGGTGCGCTTCGGTAATGACTTTTCCCGAGTCCTCCAACTGCCGGTGAAGCTGGCGGGGGAGGCGGTCGGTGGCGGGATCCATTCCTTCCCGCAGGTTGAAGCGGCGAACCAGGTCGGCAATGCGCGCAGCGATGGTTTTTAATTCGTCACTGGCATATGATTTTCCGGTGACTCCCTGCAGCAGCAGCTCCAGGAGTTCCCAAGGATAGAGATCCCGGTAAAAACGGCAGAGGATCAGGGAATCGAAGATGGTCAGCCGATTTTCAAAGTCGATGAACAGTTCAGCGGTGCCTGCCGGCTGATCGGGATCAATCATGCCGCTTAGTTCAGCTTTGTAGAAGGTTGACCGCAGGTGGCAGGCACCGCGGTCCGAGGCGGCATAGCCGAGCCCCATGCCCTGCAGTACCCGGGGATCATAACCGGCCGGTTCCAAGCCTTTGACATGAACCGCCAGATCTTCCAGATCCCAGGCCTTGGCGGCGCTGCGGATGCCTTCCGCCAGGATGGCACCGATTCCCCTTCTTTCAGCGATCATCGCCAGCAGTTCGGTAATGGCATCCACCTGACCATAGTCGATGGGATAATCGAGCCGCCCCCGGCGGGCCGCTTCAATGGCGAAGGCACAGAGATTGCCGGCGGTGATGGTGTCCATGCCCAGCCGGTCGCAAAGGTCATTCAGGTGGGCGATCTCCTCGATGCTGTCGATCTCGCAGAGGCCGCCGAAGGCGTAGATGGTTTCATATTCCGGCCCTTCCAACTGCAGGCCGGCATGGCGTCCCTGCAGTAGAGTGGTCAAACGGCCGCAGGCCATGAAACATTTGAGGCAGGCATGGGGGGTGACCTGGCACCGCTCATGGAGGGCGTCGGCACTGATCTGCGGCCACCGGTCATAACTGCCGCGGGACCAGTACCGGGTGGGGAAGGCACCGGCCTGGTTCATGATCCTGACCATCATCGGCGTTCCCTTGGTTTTATAGGTCTGGACCGCTGGGTTGTCTTTCTGCTGACGGGCAAAGTCCTTCGCCCAGGCGGTGAGCCCGCCAGCATCAGCCACCGGCCGCTGCCGGTCGCCCTGGAAAAGGATTCCTTTGAGCTTTTTTGCCCCCATGACCGCCCCCAGTCCGGTGCGGCCGGCTGAGCGCCAGTAGTCGTTTTCAATGACGGCAAAGCGGACCAGGTTTTCCCCGGCCGGTCCGATGACCACGGCACCCGCCTTGGGGTAGCCGGGGAGGGTGAAACGTTCGTGGAGAGCATCCTCACTACTGTAGGTGTCGAGTCCCCAGAGTTCATCGCCGGGAAGGAAGTCGGCGCCATCAGGATGGATTCGGAGAACCAGAGGGGCGTTGCCGGCGCCTTTGATCAGCAGGGCATCAAAGCCGGCCGCGTCGATGGCTTCCGGCACTTTGCCCCCGGCGTAGGATTCCGCGTAGATGCCGGTCTGCAGGGATTTGCTGTAGACCCCGTAGCGGCAGGAGCCCCAGATGCGGCTGCCGGTGAAGGGCCCGGTGGCAAAAATCAGGCAGTTTTCTGGCGCCAGGGGATCAATGCCGGGGGGATTGTGGTGGTAAAGAAGGTAGGAAGCCAGCCCTTTGCCGCCCAGCCAGGAAGCGTAGACATCGTTAGCAAGGGGGGTGATCTTAAAGGATTGCCGGCTTAGATCGACGATCAGCAGCCGTCCGTAAAAACCGTCCATGCTCATACCTTTCGAAAATTTTAAATATCGATGTTGTCCTCTTCGAGGTCGGCGGCCGGCAGCTCCAGCAGGGGCACGCTCTGGATGGCATTGCCGGCAATACCCTTCACCGAGCTGTACATGTGGTTGGTGTTCAGCAGCACCTTCTGGATCTGCTTCTCCCGCTTTTTCCAGATGCTGGTCATGGCTCTCTTTTCGGCTTCCAGGTCGGTGTGCATCTGGGTGAAACCCTCGACAATGGCCTCCACCTGCAGCCGGAATTCGTTGCCGGTCAGGTAGTCGTAGAGCATGCCCATCTTGTCGCCTTTGTTCTCCTGGACGGCCACCGCTTCGCTCACCTTGATCACCGTTTCCCGCAAGATGGTGCACAAACTTTTGAACTCTTCAAAAGAGCAGATCCAAATGCCGTCCCTGGGAGCCATCCTGTCCATGTCCGTCGGCATGGACTCGGTGACCAGGACGCCGATATCGGCCCCTTTTTCCCGCAGGTCGTTTTTGAGCTTTTCCAGCCAGGTGGGTTGAAAACCCTTGGTTCGTT contains the following coding sequences:
- a CDS encoding citrate/2-methylcitrate synthase; the encoded protein is MHPETRKITDIIVKAAAKARRETKNEPGHPHAQKVVRWPLNCTIGPGLEGAIACESKVGYVNGAKGWLVYRGYDIFDLCAYSTYEEVSYLLLHGSLPTAQELEEYKQKLIQYRYLNKTLRILMGFPVEEMNSMAALRMGTLLMRQEFTDRDKESGRPAIDDAISADEDSIPMETLPTGEEHAIYEFSSKKRAKKRKMSGEKASGLEACYHLIAGVPTITAAIARVRQGNMAIEPDPELSHAANLLYMMNGTRPTPLQERIMDIALILHADHGMNASTFASMVVASTLSDIYFSVGSGIAALSGPLHGGANEQVLHTLKEIGSPEKVKAWVRSASRESRKIPGFGHRVYKAYDPRARVLGPMAAYRIKKFNDDNLRLFTVAQELEKQVHDEFGKEKKIFPNVDFYSGIVYSRMGIDPAMFTPLFAVSRVAGWTARVLEYLQKNRIFRPRAMYTGDFEQEYVPLEQR
- a CDS encoding 4Fe-4S dicluster domain-containing protein; translated protein: MKNDSAKSVELDRNDSVTRRDFLKKSLVGAGLLTLPGLLPGCTWEEFSQKHFSELAPAELEQVLRRLKDQYRRCYGREFQLSATGPLPETAFAYALDLSKCIGCRRCVYACAEENNLSRSDPQIHWIKVLRFPNGSMNPEDAERYYAPDKVPEEGYYYMPVQCQQCANPPCVKACPVQATWKEPDGMVVVDYNWCIGCRYCMAACPYDARHFNWAAPTLPINEINTHTHYLGNRPQEKNVVGKCTFCIQRVREGRYPACVEACPVGARKFGNLLDQDSEIRYILEHKRVFRFKEELNTQPNFYYYFS
- the nrfD gene encoding polysulfide reductase NrfD → MTEQSTIKGLLLLLVKGNRWYYLWLASLVLLILTGACAYRVQFDRGLIVTNMRDQVSWGLYIANFTYLVGVAAAAVLLVIPAYLYNWKPIKEIVLLGELLAVAAIVMCITFVMIDLGRPDRFWHLLPKIGRLNWPQSMLAWDVVVLNLYLLLNLLISWYVLSNLYRGTAPNKTLFWLLICLSIPGAVAIHAVTSYLYGGLPARPFWNASIMAPRFLASAFCSGPSLIILIFQVIRKFSPLKVADEALFKLAEMVGWSMFVNLFLLGAEVFKEFYSNTWHVSHIQYLFFGLHGKTQLVPFTWTAIAFNVTSLCILIYPRTRKNLFTLNGACVMMLIGVWIEKGLGLVNPGFTPTPLGEIYEYLPNLREITISIGVLAFGLLVYTVLLAIAIPIQTGDFRARTDPP
- a CDS encoding aldehyde ferredoxin oxidoreductase family protein, producing the protein MDGFYGRLLIVDLSRQSFKITPLANDVYASWLGGKGLASYLLYHHNPPGIDPLAPENCLIFATGPFTGSRIWGSCRYGVYSKSLQTGIYAESYAGGKVPEAIDAAGFDALLIKGAGNAPLVLRIHPDGADFLPGDELWGLDTYSSEDALHERFTLPGYPKAGAVVIGPAGENLVRFAVIENDYWRSAGRTGLGAVMGAKKLKGILFQGDRQRPVADAGGLTAWAKDFARQQKDNPAVQTYKTKGTPMMVRIMNQAGAFPTRYWSRGSYDRWPQISADALHERCQVTPHACLKCFMACGRLTTLLQGRHAGLQLEGPEYETIYAFGGLCEIDSIEEIAHLNDLCDRLGMDTITAGNLCAFAIEAARRGRLDYPIDYGQVDAITELLAMIAERRGIGAILAEGIRSAAKAWDLEDLAVHVKGLEPAGYDPRVLQGMGLGYAASDRGACHLRSTFYKAELSGMIDPDQPAGTAELFIDFENRLTIFDSLILCRFYRDLYPWELLELLLQGVTGKSYASDELKTIAARIADLVRRFNLREGMDPATDRLPRQLHRQLEDSGKVITEAHLADMLAAYYRLHGWDDKGRPHEQPERHSP